A single region of the Cynocephalus volans isolate mCynVol1 chromosome 12, mCynVol1.pri, whole genome shotgun sequence genome encodes:
- the SCAF11 gene encoding protein SCAF11, with product MKKKTLYTLNVEDQEYEDMEGEENGDNAATTGLLYNEADRCPICLNCLLEKEVGFPESCNHVFCMTCILKWAETLASCPIDRKPFQAVFKFSALEGCVKVQVKRQLREIKDKKHESSFKEQLSCHENSKSCIRKKVIIREDLLSAKFYDLKMIHRNSPYGEMGGKKNAAIKINKPQRSNQCTSQCFRSFFSNMFSSSSHTGESSFTYRAYCTEFIEVNEISALIRQKRQELELSWFPDTLPGIGRIGFIPWNIETEVLPLISSVLPRTIFPTSTISLENFGTSCKEYALAHTQEGEEKQQTSGTSNTRGSRRKPAATTPTRRSTRNTRAETVSQSQRSLVSNNSGFDAPGNNNPKVSVSSSAESQKQTKQPPKRKSVRRGRKPPLLKKKLRSSVPPPEKSSSSDSVDEETAESDTPPVLEKEHQSDIACSNTCTVETDVENQSANCSKSGNQQIEEREEHTENHDIEERVEFSYSESCTQDTPVLVGQEKEIQKLENTSIEAKVICLECDISRNIFEKIGDPLENQDQILGPSESEVKADICTDHPPNDFLTCSASEMEVHQPVSSPIGELPENAVSVVNEEKMRESLRVEITDHKDSTVKTEEHVESPKVESSKGEIIQTMDKISIESSESQLFGRVETEDAEIIAACDTSENENFSSIQDSENNLLKNNRPHTTKLDKSLEGKTESLDPRSTELPNTHIEQIQKHFSEDNNEMIPMECDSFCSDQNESEIEASVSADSKQLNENSMAHSSENNMLSSDPANEKVENISQPSESPVDIIDKSKKPRTRRSRFHSPSTTWSPNKDTVQEKKRSQSPSPKRETGKESRRSRSPSPKKESARGRRKSRSQSPKKDIARERRRSQSRSPKRDSTRDGKRSESLSPRRDTSRENRRSQSRLKDSSPREKSRSRSRERESDRDGQRRDRDRERRTRRWSRSRSRSRSPSRSRTKSKSSSFGRNDRDSYSPRWKERWTSDGWRCPRGNDRYRKSDPEKQNENTRKQKSDISSVADDPNSSDKHRNDCPNWVTEKINSGPDPRTRNPEKVKDSHWEENKNENSGNFWNKNFGSGWVSNRGRGNRGRGTYKGSFAYTDQNENRWQNRKPLSGNSNSSGNESFKFVEQQPYKRKSEQEFSFDTPADRSGWTSASSWAVRKTLPADVQNYYSRRGRNSSGPQSGWMRQEEETTEQDSNLKDPTNQQVDGSQLPINMMQPQMNVMQQQMNAQHQPMNIFPYPVGVHASLMNIQRNPFNIHPQLPLHLHTGVPLMQVAAPTSVSQGLPPPPPPPPPSQQVNYIASQPDGKQLQGIPSASHVSSNMSTPVLPAPTAAPGNMGTVQGPSSGNTSSSSHSKASNAAVKLAESKVSVTVEASADSSKTDKKLQIQEKAAQEVKLAIKPFYQNKDITKEEYKEIVRKAVDKVCHSKSGEVNSTKVANLVKAYVDKYKYSRKGSQKKTLEEPVSTEKNIG from the exons atgaagaagaaaactcTATATACTCTAAATGTGGAAGATCAGGAGTATGAAGATATGGAAG gtgaagaaaatggagataatgctGCTACCACTGGTCTTTTGTATAATGAAGCTGACAGGTGTCCAATATGTCTTAATTGCCTATTAGAGAAGGAAGTTGGTTTTCCAGAAAGCTGTAATCATGTCTTCTGTATGACCTGTATTCTTAAATGGGCAGAG ACACTGGCTTCATGTCCTATTGACCGAAAACCTTTTCAGGCAGTGTTTAAATTCAGTGCATTGGAAGGTTGTGTTAAG GTTCAAGTAAAAAGACaattgagagaaataaaagacaagaaaCATGAAAGCTCTTTTAAGGAACAGCTCTCCTGTCATGAAAATTCTAAAAGCTGTATAAG aaaaaaagtcATCATAAGAGAAGATCTATTAAGTGCAAAATTTTATGACTTGAAGATGATACACA gAAACTCTCCATACGGTGaaatgggaggaaagaaaaatgcagcaataaagataaataag CCTCAAAGATCAAATCAGTGTACAAGTCAGTGCTTCAGAAGTTTTTTCTccaatatgttttcttctagtagtcaCACTGGAGAATCTTCTTTTACCTATAGAGCTTACTG taCAGAATTTATAGAAGTCAATGAAATCAGTGCATTGATTAGGCAGAAGAGACAGGAATTGGAATTGTCATGGTTTCCTGATACATTACCTGGAATTGGaag aATTGGTTTTATACCCTGGAATATTGAAACAGAAGTTCTTCCTCTAATTTCTTCTGTGTTGCCGAGAACTATTTTTCCAACAAGTACCATATCTTTAGAAAATTTTG gTACTTCTTGCAAGGAATATGCATTAGCACATAcccaagaaggagaagaaaagcagCAAACTTCTGGTACATCAAATACTAGAGGATCAAGACGAAAACCTGCAGCAACAACTCCTACAAGGAGATCTACACGTAACACGAGAGCTGAAACAGTCAGTCAGTCCCAGAGATCCCTGGTATCAAATAATTCTGGGTTTGATGCCCCGGGTAACAATAATCCAAAAGTGAGTGTTTCCTCTTCAGCTGAgtcacaaaagcaaacaaaacagccTCCAAAACGGAAGtctgtaagaagaggaagaaaaccaCCTTTACTGAAAAAGAAACTTCGGAGCTCTGTCCCTCCCCCAGAAAAATCATCTTCCAGTGATTCAGTAGATGAAGAAACAGCAGAATCTGACACACCACCTGTTTTAGAGAAAGAGCACCAATCAGATATAGCATGTAGTAACACTTGCACTGTGGAAACAGATGTAGAAAACCAGTCTGCTAATTGCTCAAAAAGTGGCAATCAGCAAATAGAAGAAAGGGAGGAACATACTGAGAATCATGATATAGAGGAAAGAGTAGAATTTTCTTATTCTGAGTCTTGTACTCAAGATACTCCTGTGCTAGTCGGACAGGAGAAGGAAATTCAAAAACTTGAGAATACAAGTATAGAGGCTAAAGTTATCTGTTTAGAATGTgatatttctagaaatatttttgaaaaaataggtGATCCATTGGAAAATCAAGACCAGATACTTGGACCTTCAGAATCAGAGGTAAAGGCAGATATATGTACAGATCATCCTCCAAATGATTTTCTTACATGTTCAGCATCTGAAATGGAAGTACACCAACCTGTTTCTAGTCCCATTGGTGAGTTACCTGAGAATGCAGTGTCAGTggttaatgaagaaaaaatgagagagagtCTCAGAGTAGAAATTACTGATCATAAAGATTCTACAGTAAAAACAGAAGAGCATGTAGAGAGTCCCAAGGTAGAATCTTCTAAGGGTGAAATTATACAAACAATGGACAAAATATCTATTGAGAGCTCAGAGAGTCAATTGTTTGGGCGTGTTGAAACTGAAGATGCAGAAATAATTGCAGCGTGTGatacttcagagaatgaaaattTCAGTAGTATTCAAGactctgaaaataatttattaaaaaataatcgTCCTCATACCACCAAGTTGGACAAATCTTTAGAAGGAAAGACTGAATCTCTGGATCCCAGATCTACAGAGTTGCCTAACACACACATTGAACAGATTCAGAAGCATTTTAGTGAGGACAATAATGAAATGATACCTATGGAGTGTGATTCATTTTGCAGTGACCAAAATGAATCTGAAATTGAAGCATCTGTAAGTGCAGATTCTAAACAATTGAATGAAAATTCTATGGCACACAGTTCTGAAAATAATATGCTGTCTTCTGATCCCGCAAATGAAAAGGTTGAAAATATATCTCAACCATCTGAAAGCCCAGTAGATATAATAGATAAATCCAAAAAGCCTCGTACTCGAAGATCTAGATTTCATTCCCCATCTACAACATGGTCTCCCAACAAAGACACTGTGCAAGAAAAGAAGCGATCTCAGTCTCCATCTCCCAaaagagaaactggaaaagaaagcaggaggTCTCGATCACCGTCTCCTAAGAAGGAATCTGCCAGAGGACGGAGAAAATCTCGTTCTCAGTCCCCAAAAAAAGATATTGCAAGGGAAAGGAGGCGATCTCAGTCTCGGTCTCCAAAAAGAGATAGTACTAGGGACGGCAAAAGATCTGAATCACTGTCCCCGAGAAGAGATACTTCTAGAGAGAACAGAAGATCTCAGTCAAGATTGAAAGACTCCTCCCCAAGAGAAAAATCCAGGTCccggagcagagaaagagaaagtgataGAGATGGGCAGAGGAGAGATAGAGATAGGGAAAGGAGAACCAGAAGGTGGTCTAGGTCTAGATCTCGTTCTAGGTCACCCTCAAGATCTAGAACAAAAAGTAAGAGTTCATCGTTTGGTAGAAATGACAGAGATAGTTACTCTCCCCGGTGGAAGGAAAGATGGACAAGTGATGGTTGGAGATGTCCACGAGGAAATGATCGGTACAGAAAGAGtgacccagagaaacagaatgaaaatacaagaaaacaaaaaagtgataTCAGTTCAGTTGCTGACGATCCAAATTCTTCTGACAAACATAGAAATGACTGTCCCAATTGggtaacagaaaaaataaattctgggcCTGATCCAAGGACCAGAAATCCAGAAAAGGTAAAAGATTCGcactgggaagaaaataaaaatgaaaattcagggaATTTTTGGAATAAAAACTTTGGTTCGGGTTGGGTGTCTAACCGTGGTAGAGGTAATCGTGGCAGAGGCACTTACAAAGGTAGTTTTGCCTATACAGATCAGAATGAAAACAGGTGGCAAAACCGAAAACCCCTCTCAGGGAATTCAAATAGTTCAGGGAATGAGTCTTTCAAATTTGTGGAACAGCAACCATATAAGCGGAAAAGTGAGCAAGAGTTCTCATTTGATACACCAGCAGATAGATCTGGGTGGACATCTGCATCTAGTTGGGCTGTGAGAAAGACTCTGCCAGCAGATGTGCAAAACTATTATTCACGACGAGGGAGGAATTCTTCAGGTCCCCAGTCTGGATGGATGAGACAAGAAGAGGAAACAACTGAACAGG atTCTAACCTAAAAGACCCAACAAACCAACAAGTTGATGGTTCTCAGCTACCTATAAATATGATGCAACCACAGATGAATGTAATGCAGCAACAAATGAATGCACAACACCAGCCTATGAATATCTTCCCATATCCAGTGGGTGTTCATGCTTCTTTGATGAACATCCAACGCAATCCATTTAACATTCATCCTCAGCTACCCTTGCATCTCCACACAGGAGTGCCTCTTATGCAGGTCGCTGCTCCTACCAGTGTATCTCAGggactgccaccaccaccaccccctcccccaccatcccaACAAGTCAACTACATTGCTTCACAACCAGATGGAAAGCAGTTGCAG GGTATTCCTAGTGCTTCTCATGTAAGTAGTAACATGAGTACACCAGTCTTACCTGCTCCGACAGCAGCCCCGGGAAATATGGGAACAGTTCAGGGACCAAGTTCTGGTAATACTTCATCATCAAGTCACAGCAAAGCCTCTAATGCTGCTGTTAAATTGGCAGAAAGCAAAGTAAGTGTTACAGTGGAAGCCAGCGCAGATAGCTCGAAGACAGACAAG AAATTGCAAATTCAAGAAAAAGCAGCACAGGAGGTAAAATTGGCCATTAAGccattttaccaaaataaagaTATCACCAAGGAAGAATATAAAGAGATTGTACGGAAAGCAGTAGATAAA GTTTGTCATAGTAAGAGTGGAGAAGTAAATTCTACTAAAGTGGCAAATCTGGTTAAAGCCTATGTAGACAAATACAAATATTCACGGAAGGGAAGCCAAAAGAAAACTCTGGAAGAACCTGTGTCTACTGAAAAAAACATAGGCTGA